A part of Candidatus Thermoplasmatota archaeon genomic DNA contains:
- a CDS encoding tryptophan--tRNA ligase produces the protein MKIDPWSSTTYQDYARLRDEFGIEKFTEKDWKDLPHPHKLLRRGIVFGHRGFGLIHNAITKKKPWAILTGLMPSGKMHLGHKMVIDEVIYYQSIGADVNIAVADIEAFATRGYTLEETKELALNEYIPNYIALGLKPEKCRIYFQSKNQDVKDLAYILGKKINWSQMVATYGFNGSTNMAHIFSPLVQTGDILHVQLEKYGGVRPTLVPVGVDQDPHIRLSRDIAQDHRIYNVTVTKDNKIGVFVKVDTNVEKLLDNAEEILHKLGYIDLKRITDYKAIYIQKAKEEDIPKIDELFAKSETKLGGYGFMQPSSTYHRFITGLTGEKMSSSKPESGIFLTDPPKNAAKKIMNAKTGGAVSLEMQKKEGGKPDECMIYELFLYHLIEDDRELQEIHNSCKKGERMCGNCKKYAVELTEKLLTDIQEKRKTMENNIKDFIES, from the coding sequence CACATCCTCATAAACTCCTACGGAGAGGAATTGTTTTCGGTCATCGCGGCTTCGGTTTAATTCATAATGCAATAACCAAAAAGAAACCCTGGGCTATACTAACTGGCTTAATGCCATCTGGGAAAATGCACCTTGGACATAAGATGGTTATCGACGAAGTAATATATTATCAGAGTATTGGGGCAGATGTAAACATCGCAGTTGCAGACATTGAAGCTTTTGCAACAAGAGGCTACACTTTAGAGGAAACAAAAGAACTCGCGTTAAATGAATATATACCAAACTATATTGCACTAGGTTTAAAACCAGAGAAATGCCGCATCTATTTCCAATCAAAAAACCAGGATGTAAAAGATCTGGCATACATCTTAGGTAAAAAAATCAACTGGTCGCAGATGGTTGCAACCTATGGTTTCAACGGATCAACAAACATGGCGCATATCTTTTCACCACTTGTGCAAACAGGTGACATATTACATGTTCAACTAGAAAAATATGGTGGAGTAAGACCAACACTTGTTCCAGTTGGGGTTGACCAGGATCCACATATAAGATTAAGCAGAGACATAGCACAAGACCATAGAATCTACAACGTAACAGTGACAAAGGACAACAAGATAGGTGTTTTCGTAAAAGTTGATACAAATGTTGAAAAACTTTTAGACAACGCAGAAGAAATACTACATAAACTAGGCTACATTGACCTAAAACGTATAACAGATTACAAAGCCATTTACATACAAAAAGCAAAAGAAGAAGACATACCAAAGATCGATGAACTATTTGCTAAATCAGAGACAAAACTTGGTGGATATGGTTTTATGCAACCCTCGTCAACATACCATAGATTCATAACAGGTTTAACAGGCGAAAAAATGTCCTCATCTAAACCAGAGAGCGGTATATTCCTTACAGATCCACCAAAAAACGCAGCGAAAAAAATCATGAACGCAAAAACAGGTGGTGCAGTTAGCCTAGAGATGCAGAAAAAAGAAGGTGGTAAACCAGATGAATGCATGATTTATGAGTTATTCCTTTATCATCTCATAGAAGACGACAGAGAACTACAAGAGATACACAACTCATGCAAAAAAGGGGAACGTATGTGTGGTAACTGTAAAAAATATGCTGTTGAGTTAACAGAAAAACTTTTAACAGATATTCAGGAAAAAAGGAAAACAATGGAAAATAATATAAAAGATTTTATAGAATCATAA